A genomic window from Deltaproteobacteria bacterium includes:
- a CDS encoding IPT/TIG domain-containing protein: MGFVKKGRNFQVKWHKDSNLAVKIAATLLFTFGMSMPVYSATPVISSVTPDRGFNNISTPVTIDGSNFEPGARVSLLSGGPYPLGSYTESSALKVHVSGTYAYVAGGSAATLDILDVSNPENPLWVASYTTPGYTWDVYVSGSYAYVTYDEGLDIIDVSNPANPLWVASHDIQALAHGIHISGSYAYVVYGSGLDIIDVSNPASPVLTGSQTTSGYSWDVYVTGNYAYVAEPGFGLEIIDVNNPASPVLTGSLYTPGNSYGVHVAGSYTYLADGENGLQIIDVSNPGNPVLTGSHNTPGYAWDVYVSGIYAYVADDVRGLQIFDVSNPASPVLASSYNTPSSAFGVQTLGSIAYVADGSSLQIIDISGTASPAMTGSYNTPGVAEAVHVYGSYAYVADGMSGLAILDVSNPAEPLLAGSYDTPGNAEEIHVSGSYAYVADGTRGLAIFDVSNQAEPLLAGSYDTPGNAKGIHVSGSHAYVADGTSGLEIFDVSNPANPLLVGSYDTPGNAEGIRVSGSYAYVADGDFGLQIINVSNPANPTLAGSYDTAGWTHGVHVSGSYAYVADGNSGLLIINVNNPASPVLLSFYNTPGVAYGVFVSGGYAYVADENALLVIDVGNPSNPYLFGLYDTEAWNVYVDGNDIYIPAHESGLRIMRQNAPVTNVQILDSTTITATFPASLPDGPYHILITNPAGEEGTLHNGFHAVGLSSVNADIKANDSDGPLLINEGDMLNITLFLNSGEVAGYEADWWVYAETNTIGTYWFQNGSGWISSDTPLPAYQGQVAPLTNYKVLELSTLPAGDYNFYFEMDKRNGVKEGTVNDVVKVTIQ; encoded by the coding sequence ATGGGGTTTGTAAAAAAAGGAAGAAATTTTCAGGTAAAATGGCACAAAGATAGTAACTTGGCCGTAAAAATTGCGGCTACACTGCTCTTTACATTTGGAATGTCAATGCCTGTATATTCGGCAACACCGGTTATAAGCTCGGTTACGCCGGACAGAGGTTTTAACAATATTTCAACGCCCGTTACGATAGATGGGAGTAACTTTGAACCAGGGGCTCGTGTGAGCCTTTTGAGTGGCGGTCCTTATCCCTTGGGTTCTTATACAGAAAGCTCTGCGTTGAAAGTTCATGTCTCCGGCACATACGCCTATGTGGCAGGTGGCAGTGCGGCAACACTTGATATTCTTGATGTGAGCAATCCGGAAAATCCACTTTGGGTTGCTTCATATACTACACCGGGGTATACATGGGATGTTTACGTCTCCGGCAGTTATGCCTATGTGACATACGATGAAGGTCTTGATATCATTGATGTAAGTAATCCTGCAAACCCGCTTTGGGTCGCTTCCCATGATATACAGGCATTAGCTCATGGAATACATATTTCCGGCAGTTACGCCTATGTGGTTTATGGCTCAGGTCTTGATATCATTGATGTGAGCAATCCTGCAAGTCCGGTTTTGACAGGCTCCCAGACTACGTCGGGGTATTCATGGGATGTCTACGTAACCGGAAATTATGCCTATGTGGCGGAACCAGGTTTCGGCCTTGAGATAATTGACGTAAACAATCCTGCAAGTCCGGTTTTGACCGGCTCTCTTTATACACCGGGCAATTCTTATGGGGTACACGTTGCCGGTAGTTATACCTATTTAGCGGATGGTGAGAATGGTCTTCAAATTATTGATGTAAGCAATCCGGGAAATCCGGTTTTGACCGGCTCCCATAATACACCGGGGTATGCATGGGATGTGTACGTCTCCGGTATTTATGCTTATGTGGCGGATGATGTGAGAGGTCTTCAGATTTTTGACGTAAGCAATCCCGCAAGTCCGGTTTTGGCAAGCTCCTACAATACACCCAGTAGCGCCTTCGGTGTCCAGACCTTAGGTAGCATCGCCTATGTTGCGGATGGTTCCAGCCTTCAAATCATTGACATCAGCGGTACTGCAAGTCCGGCGATGACAGGTTCCTATAATACGCCTGGGGTCGCCGAAGCCGTCCATGTTTATGGCAGTTACGCTTATGTGGCAGATGGTATGAGCGGGCTAGCGATACTTGATGTGAGCAATCCGGCCGAACCGCTCCTGGCCGGCTCCTATGATACACCGGGTAATGCCGAAGAAATCCACGTTTCCGGCAGTTACGCTTATGTGGCGGATGGTACGCGCGGGCTAGCGATATTTGATGTGAGTAATCAAGCCGAACCGCTCCTGGCCGGCTCCTATGATACACCGGGCAATGCGAAAGGAATCCATGTTTCCGGCAGTCACGCCTATGTGGCGGATGGTACGAGTGGGCTAGAGATATTTGATGTTAGCAATCCTGCAAACCCGCTCCTGGTAGGTTCCTATGATACACCTGGTAATGCCGAAGGAATCCGCGTTTCCGGCAGTTACGCTTATGTAGCGGATGGTGATTTTGGACTACAGATTATCAATGTTAGCAATCCTGCAAACCCAACCCTTGCCGGTTCATATGACACAGCGGGGTGGACACATGGTGTTCACGTTTCCGGCAGTTATGCCTATGTGGCGGATGGTAATTCCGGTCTGCTGATTATCAATGTAAACAACCCTGCAAGTCCGGTACTGCTTTCTTTTTATAATACACCCGGGGTTGCCTATGGTGTCTTTGTATCAGGCGGTTACGCCTATGTAGCGGATGAAAACGCTTTGCTGGTAATAGATGTCGGTAACCCATCAAACCCTTATCTGTTCGGGCTATACGATACTGAAGCATGGAACGTTTATGTTGATGGAAATGATATATATATTCCAGCTCATGAATCAGGCTTACGTATAATGCGCCAAAATGCTCCTGTCACAAATGTACAGATCCTGGATTCAACAACAATTACCGCTACTTTTCCAGCGTCACTTCCCGATGGCCCCTATCATATTTTGATAACTAATCCGGCAGGTGAAGAGGGAACGCTACATAATGGTTTCCATGCAGTGGGACTTTCCTCCGTCAATGCAGATATCAAGGCCAACGATTCAGATGGCCCGCTTCTTATCAACGAGGGTGACATGCTCAATATAACCCTTTTTCTCAACTCGGGTGAGGTGGCTGGATATGAAGCGGACTGGTGGGTCTATGCTGAAACGAACACAATTGGAACCTACTGGTTCCAAAACGGCTCAGGCTGGATAAGCTCTGATACTCCTCTCCCCGCTTATCAGGGACAGGTTGCTCCGCTTACAAACTATAAGGTACTGGAGTTATCCACTTTACCTGCCGGTGACTATAATTTCTACTTTGAGATGGATAAGAGAAACGGTGTTAAAGAGGGAACAGTGAATGATGTAGTGAAAGTTACGATTCAGTAG
- a CDS encoding VCBS repeat-containing protein produces MMESHYAGKTSRFDLNCFHLIIIFFALCFMPETSRAAMSFDHFTSYEEGSSPAGVLLEDFNKDSIPEMAVTNLFNQSISIRLGSGTGAFQLATHYFSGVYPLMIISEDFNNDDKLDIVTTNDDNTFTLIAGNGDGTFLPGITGGNTGEGPISIATADFNSDEELDIITANKASSTVPVSLYLGNGDGTFTASSFPYHRDMPTSVDTADFNNDGKADLAITYPYAGHIAVFLGNGDGTFNLVSTNLGGYSLYGNGLSVEDINFDGVHDIVTVPSFGKGIVLLGNGDGTFLKVNWNARSTEEYTSMVISDFDCDGKHDMALAGFDFNDLIRRLYIYQGNGDGTFQESINYVTPMINIFVLNESSIDAEDLNGDGKNDIAIKNSMGDRVNIYLNRTSPPSGLCSVIPDIKANASDGPLTINQGDLLNVSLSLDPGTAAGFDADWWVYALSPTSGTYWFKLGSSWIASETPILANQGPLSVITDLTVLEMSGLPAGNYEFYFEVDERNGIKEGARTDGVNVTIQ; encoded by the coding sequence ATGATGGAAAGTCATTATGCAGGTAAAACGAGTAGATTCGATCTAAATTGTTTTCATTTAATTATAATATTTTTTGCGCTCTGCTTTATGCCGGAAACATCCCGGGCAGCCATGTCATTTGATCATTTTACCAGCTACGAAGAAGGTTCATCCCCTGCCGGTGTATTGCTTGAAGACTTTAACAAAGACAGTATACCTGAGATGGCTGTTACCAATCTTTTTAATCAATCTATTTCCATACGATTAGGAAGTGGGACTGGCGCATTTCAGTTGGCAACTCACTATTTTTCCGGAGTTTATCCCTTGATGATTATATCTGAGGATTTTAATAATGATGACAAATTAGATATTGTGACAACAAATGATGATAATACCTTTACCCTGATTGCTGGAAATGGTGATGGTACTTTTTTACCGGGTATAACAGGAGGGAATACCGGTGAAGGACCCATATCGATTGCAACGGCCGACTTTAATAGTGATGAAGAACTGGATATTATAACGGCAAATAAGGCTTCTTCCACAGTACCGGTCTCCCTTTATTTGGGTAACGGTGATGGAACTTTTACTGCTTCATCCTTTCCGTATCATAGAGATATGCCCACTTCCGTAGATACGGCTGATTTTAATAATGATGGCAAGGCTGATCTGGCAATCACGTATCCCTATGCCGGTCATATTGCTGTCTTTCTTGGAAATGGTGATGGTACGTTCAACCTCGTATCAACAAATCTTGGCGGTTACTCCTTGTATGGCAACGGGCTTTCTGTGGAAGATATTAACTTCGATGGAGTTCATGATATAGTTACTGTACCCAGTTTTGGAAAAGGTATTGTTTTACTTGGCAATGGAGATGGTACTTTTCTTAAGGTAAACTGGAATGCCCGGAGTACGGAAGAATACACATCTATGGTTATATCTGACTTTGATTGTGATGGCAAACATGATATGGCCCTGGCGGGGTTCGATTTTAATGATTTAATAAGAAGACTTTATATTTATCAAGGGAATGGCGACGGTACTTTTCAGGAGAGTATTAATTACGTTACACCAATGATTAACATTTTTGTACTTAATGAATCTTCAATTGATGCGGAAGATCTTAACGGTGACGGGAAGAACGACATAGCCATAAAAAACTCAATGGGAGACAGAGTTAATATTTATCTCAATAGGACTTCCCCGCCTTCCGGACTCTGCTCTGTTATTCCTGATATCAAGGCAAATGCTTCAGACGGACCGCTTACTATTAACCAGGGTGACTTGCTCAACGTAAGTCTTTCCCTCGATCCGGGGACAGCAGCCGGTTTTGATGCAGACTGGTGGGTTTATGCATTGTCGCCGACAAGTGGGACCTATTGGTTTAAGCTTGGTTCAAGCTGGATAGCATCGGAGACACCCATTCTCGCCAATCAGGGCCCGCTTTCTGTGATAACAGACCTTACAGTGCTGGAAATGTCTGGCTTACCTGCAGGTAACTATGAATTTTACTTTGAGGTTGATGAGAGAAATGGTATCAAGGAAGGGGCCAGAACCGACGGGGTAAATGTAACTATTCAGTAG